The Spirosoma foliorum genome has a window encoding:
- a CDS encoding APC family permease, whose product MAQNQLKKLLGVGFGVAVTIGGTIGTGILRKPGPIAQDIGNPTLIIAVWLIVGVYALAGSLSVMELGTMLPKAGGWYVYARRAFGNYAGFIIGISSWLGSVSAMAFGAAVMSEYTALLFPSTADYQKIVAIGILVAFVAFHSIGVQLASRAQEVMSLLKGVGLLLFVVVCFVVTPDQPALSATSIRPLAEGGVWIGILAALQSVFYTYDGWHTAAYFTEEDVDPSRNLPRSMMSGVLLIIGIYILVNLALLYVLPVETLASSKLPAADAIQVLFGPGSAQVVTFLLMISIMGIINAQIMFNPRVIFAMGRDGLFFRFVTHVNEGGTPTYATVLTAGASTLMILTNTYSKLSDIATFFFVLCYASAFAALIQLRQTEPDLARPVRAWGYPFTTWTLLIASLAFLLGVVIGDFSSSLYAVAFIGVSYPIYRIIK is encoded by the coding sequence ATGGCCCAGAATCAACTCAAAAAATTGTTAGGCGTCGGCTTTGGCGTGGCTGTTACCATTGGCGGTACCATTGGCACGGGCATTCTCCGTAAACCTGGACCAATTGCGCAGGATATTGGCAACCCTACCCTTATCATCGCTGTTTGGTTGATTGTTGGCGTATATGCCCTGGCGGGTTCGTTGTCGGTAATGGAGTTGGGAACAATGTTGCCCAAAGCGGGAGGCTGGTACGTATATGCCCGCAGGGCATTTGGCAACTATGCTGGCTTCATTATTGGCATCAGCAGCTGGCTGGGGAGTGTATCGGCTATGGCGTTTGGCGCAGCGGTCATGAGCGAATATACGGCCTTACTATTTCCATCAACTGCTGATTATCAAAAGATTGTTGCCATTGGGATTCTGGTAGCATTTGTGGCGTTCCACTCCATTGGGGTACAATTGGCCAGCCGGGCGCAAGAAGTGATGAGCCTCCTGAAAGGCGTTGGCTTATTGCTCTTTGTTGTCGTTTGCTTTGTGGTAACCCCAGATCAGCCAGCTCTTTCCGCTACGAGTATCCGTCCATTAGCCGAAGGTGGTGTCTGGATAGGCATTCTGGCGGCTCTTCAATCCGTTTTTTATACCTACGATGGCTGGCATACAGCGGCTTACTTTACTGAAGAAGACGTTGACCCCAGCCGAAATCTACCTCGCTCGATGATGAGTGGCGTCTTGCTCATCATTGGTATTTACATCCTTGTCAATTTGGCGTTGCTCTACGTACTGCCGGTTGAGACGCTAGCCAGCTCAAAACTTCCGGCTGCCGATGCCATTCAAGTGTTATTCGGCCCAGGAAGTGCCCAGGTCGTAACGTTCCTGCTGATGATCTCGATTATGGGGATCATCAATGCCCAAATCATGTTCAATCCGCGGGTCATTTTCGCGATGGGCCGGGATGGGCTGTTTTTTCGATTCGTTACGCACGTGAACGAAGGGGGAACGCCTACCTACGCGACCGTGCTAACAGCAGGGGCATCGACACTGATGATTCTGACGAATACCTATAGCAAGCTCTCCGATATCGCTACGTTTTTCTTTGTGCTCTGCTATGCTTCTGCTTTCGCGGCCTTGATTCAGTTGCGCCAAACCGAGCCGGATCTCGCCCGACCCGTTCGGGCATGGGGCTATCCGTTTACGACCTGGACATTGCTTATTGCTTCGCTTGCCTTTCTGCTGGGCGTGGTTATTGGCGATTTCTCAAGCAGTCTGTACGCCGTTGCCTTCATTGGTGTGAGCTACCCGATCTATCGAATTATCAAGTGA
- a CDS encoding M14 family zinc carboxypeptidase — protein sequence MSVLDSQAQELARRLHDAHETYKEKTFTHRRFKHKDILPLLNALGGPLSVSQVGESLEKRSIHQVKAGIGQTKVLLWSQMHGDEATATMAMFDIFAFLQAKNDGFDELRQTILTNTTLYFVPMLNPDGAERFQRRTATDIDMNRDALRLQTPEGTLLKNLQQTLKPLVGFNLHDQNPRYGVGKTGKQAVVSFLATAYDEDRNVNDVRQRSMQLIVGMNRALQQFIPGQVGRYDDEFEPRAFGDNIQKWGTTLILIESGGFKGDPEKMTIRRLNFVAILTALKSIADGSYKQENSADYQAIPENGRALFDVLIRNATVIREGRPVLVDVGINQYETNTKAADEFYYKSSVDDIGDLSTFYGLDEIDATGLTLVPAYTYPDTLDSVADLAKLDLPALGRDGVVAFKVRKAQKDNFPAQAVHLLFEGSLPAQPLELEQIPTFLLKKGNKIQYRFINGFWKENSENRQNGVID from the coding sequence ATGAGTGTACTAGATTCACAAGCTCAGGAATTAGCGCGTCGATTACATGACGCCCACGAGACGTACAAAGAGAAAACGTTTACCCATCGTCGGTTTAAGCATAAGGATATTTTGCCCTTGCTGAATGCGTTGGGCGGGCCATTGTCTGTCAGCCAGGTGGGCGAGTCGTTGGAGAAGCGATCGATTCATCAGGTGAAAGCGGGCATAGGACAAACGAAGGTGTTGCTCTGGAGCCAGATGCACGGCGATGAAGCCACGGCTACGATGGCGATGTTCGACATATTTGCCTTTCTACAAGCAAAAAACGACGGTTTTGACGAACTACGGCAGACGATCCTGACCAATACAACGCTGTACTTTGTGCCAATGCTCAATCCCGACGGAGCGGAGCGTTTTCAGCGCAGAACGGCTACGGATATCGATATGAACCGGGACGCGCTGCGCCTGCAAACGCCCGAAGGAACACTGCTCAAAAACCTCCAGCAAACGCTTAAACCGCTCGTCGGCTTTAATCTACACGATCAGAATCCGCGCTATGGTGTTGGCAAAACCGGAAAACAGGCCGTCGTTTCGTTTCTGGCAACAGCTTACGACGAAGACCGGAACGTCAACGATGTTCGGCAGCGGTCGATGCAGCTTATTGTGGGAATGAACCGAGCCTTGCAACAATTCATACCGGGCCAGGTCGGTCGATACGATGATGAGTTTGAACCCCGTGCGTTTGGCGATAACATTCAAAAATGGGGTACCACGCTGATACTGATTGAGTCGGGCGGATTTAAAGGTGATCCCGAGAAAATGACGATCAGACGGCTAAACTTCGTGGCGATTCTGACCGCGTTGAAATCGATTGCTGATGGATCGTACAAACAGGAAAACAGTGCCGACTACCAGGCGATCCCCGAAAATGGTCGGGCGCTGTTTGATGTGTTGATTCGGAACGCCACCGTTATTCGCGAAGGTCGCCCCGTTCTTGTTGATGTGGGCATCAACCAGTATGAAACCAACACGAAAGCGGCTGATGAGTTTTACTATAAGAGCAGCGTTGACGACATCGGCGACCTCTCTACATTTTACGGACTCGATGAAATCGACGCAACAGGCTTGACACTGGTTCCGGCTTATACTTATCCAGATACGCTGGATTCAGTGGCTGATCTGGCTAAACTTGATCTGCCAGCTCTTGGGCGGGATGGTGTCGTGGCCTTTAAAGTACGGAAGGCACAAAAGGACAATTTCCCCGCGCAAGCTGTGCATTTATTGTTTGAAGGTAGTCTGCCTGCTCAACCCCTTGAATTAGAGCAGATACCAACCTTCCTTCTTAAGAAAGGGAATAAAATTCAGTACCGGTTCATAAATGGTTTCTGGAAAGAAAATTCCGAAAATCGTCAGAATGGTGTCATTGACTAG
- a CDS encoding D-alanyl-D-alanine carboxypeptidase/D-alanyl-D-alanine-endopeptidase, which translates to MKALFPLAFACIVLGCSPARRISRDLRTNPIYTDHFTGVALYDPIQKKALIQYNADKPFIPASNTKLFSFYAGLFSLPDSLPTLRYVTSGDSLIFWGTGNPLLLHPDLPDTSALAFLRKRPEKLFFSPSNYNGPRFGPGWAWDDYSDDYSPELASLPIYGNVVRFRNGQTNPRRFADSVQINSNDKSGVNSVKRSEYTNQFVKTNGNKSNQQDVPFRWSTELVTQLLSDTLHRPVGVINRPLTPIARLLRGSVTDSLYKRMLFVSDNQFAEQVLFMVSAERGSTTLTPATELRRMTDSVLHLPTTSARWVDGSGLSRYNVFTPNVLIDLLGRIDAKVPRQRLFALLPAAGQSGTLRSIAMDGKPYIFAKSGSMTGVYNLSGYVLTHSGKTLYFSIMHNNFTQTVSEMRRRTGELLKEIHERF; encoded by the coding sequence ATGAAAGCATTGTTTCCGCTCGCCTTTGCCTGTATTGTTTTAGGTTGTTCTCCTGCCCGTCGCATCAGTCGTGATTTACGAACGAACCCAATCTATACAGATCATTTTACGGGCGTCGCGCTCTACGACCCCATTCAGAAAAAGGCGTTGATTCAATACAATGCCGATAAACCATTCATCCCCGCATCGAACACGAAACTGTTTAGTTTTTACGCGGGATTGTTCTCCTTGCCCGATTCGTTGCCTACACTACGCTATGTTACCAGTGGTGATTCGCTGATTTTCTGGGGCACCGGAAACCCCTTATTACTCCATCCTGATTTACCCGATACGAGCGCGTTAGCTTTTCTACGAAAACGCCCCGAAAAGTTGTTCTTTTCGCCCTCGAATTATAACGGTCCGCGCTTCGGGCCAGGCTGGGCATGGGATGACTATAGCGACGATTATTCCCCTGAGTTAGCTTCACTACCCATTTATGGAAATGTAGTTCGATTTCGGAATGGACAAACTAATCCTCGCCGATTTGCTGATAGTGTACAGATTAATTCAAATGATAAATCTGGAGTTAACAGTGTTAAGCGATCGGAATATACAAATCAATTTGTTAAGACAAATGGTAATAAGTCTAATCAGCAGGACGTACCATTTCGGTGGTCGACAGAGTTAGTGACCCAGCTCTTATCCGATACATTGCACCGCCCTGTCGGTGTTATAAATCGTCCCCTAACACCGATAGCCAGGCTATTACGGGGTTCTGTGACAGATTCGCTTTACAAACGGATGCTATTTGTAAGTGATAATCAGTTTGCCGAACAGGTACTGTTTATGGTATCAGCTGAGCGCGGGTCCACTACTCTTACGCCGGCGACTGAACTACGCAGAATGACTGATAGTGTGTTGCACTTACCAACTACTTCGGCCAGATGGGTCGATGGATCGGGCCTGTCACGCTACAACGTTTTTACGCCCAACGTGCTGATTGACTTACTCGGTCGTATTGATGCGAAAGTACCTCGACAACGATTATTTGCGTTGCTGCCAGCTGCTGGACAATCGGGTACGTTACGAAGTATAGCGATGGATGGTAAGCCTTATATTTTTGCCAAATCGGGCTCTATGACGGGCGTCTATAATTTAAGTGGTTATGTGCTGACGCATTCGGGCAAGACGCTCTACTTCAGTATTATGCATAACAACTTCACCCAGACAGTAAGCGAAATGCGCCGACGAACGGGGGAGCTGTTGAAAGAAATTCATGAGCGGTTTTAG
- the crcB gene encoding fluoride efflux transporter CrcB has translation MRILLMHPYVLVFLGGGVGSLVRYIAGHLIPATLSNAPFPTAILLVNVLASFVLGAIVSWVVDRSAGEEARLLIGIGFCGGLSTFSSFSYDTVVLLQGGRIGAALLNVTLNVVLCLLASVGGLWIGQKL, from the coding sequence ATGAGAATCCTGCTGATGCACCCTTACGTGCTGGTTTTTCTGGGTGGAGGAGTCGGGAGTTTGGTACGATATATAGCGGGGCATCTAATTCCGGCTACACTCTCGAATGCACCATTTCCAACTGCTATTCTATTGGTTAATGTGTTGGCTAGTTTTGTGCTGGGGGCCATAGTCAGTTGGGTAGTTGACCGATCGGCAGGGGAGGAAGCCCGTTTACTAATCGGGATAGGGTTTTGCGGTGGACTTAGCACCTTTTCGAGCTTCAGCTATGATACGGTTGTGCTGTTGCAAGGTGGTCGTATTGGGGCTGCTCTGTTGAATGTTACCCTAAATGTGGTGCTCTGTTTACTGGCTTCAGTGGGCGGCCTTTGGATTGGACAAAAACTATAA
- a CDS encoding RrF2 family transcriptional regulator, with protein MISKKAKYAIKALKVLTEEYGKGPVLISYISAKENIPKKFLEAILLELRNHGILQSQKGKGGGYLLRVDPARVNLAQVLRVIDGPIAPTPCVSFNFYVKCDDCNDEVTCALRPIMERVRDANLGVYENTTLLTFQNPELLETKEIAIGAATAQLADASANKMTA; from the coding sequence ATGATCTCTAAGAAAGCGAAGTACGCCATCAAGGCGCTTAAGGTTTTAACTGAAGAATATGGGAAAGGCCCTGTACTGATTTCATACATTTCGGCCAAAGAAAACATCCCTAAGAAATTCTTAGAAGCTATCCTTCTGGAGCTCCGTAATCATGGTATTCTGCAAAGTCAGAAGGGAAAAGGTGGTGGTTATCTGTTACGAGTCGATCCCGCTCGGGTGAATCTGGCGCAGGTATTACGGGTAATCGATGGCCCAATTGCCCCAACCCCCTGTGTATCGTTCAACTTCTACGTAAAGTGCGACGATTGCAACGACGAAGTAACCTGTGCCCTGCGGCCTATTATGGAACGTGTGCGGGATGCGAACCTCGGTGTTTATGAAAACACTACGTTACTGACATTCCAGAATCCGGAATTGCTCGAAACAAAAGAAATTGCTATTGGAGCCGCCACGGCCCAATTAGCCGATGCGTCGGCTAACAAGATGACGGCTTAA
- a CDS encoding heparinase II/III domain-containing protein translates to MTSLFFRLTSLLFLLHFVAIGQVDHLAKANKLPAHPRLLLLKGEEEAIKQTISADKTWGNLNQAILNECDALLDKPSLERIKIGRRLLDKSREGLRRVFYLAYAWRFTHQEKYLKRAEQELLALSAFDDWNPTHFLDVAEMTMAVSIGYDWLYNDLSEQSRSIIKDAILKKGIEPSLDSKYNSWLKATHNWNQVCNAGMAYGALAIYEDQPELAKSIINRAIESVVLPMGDYSPNGAYPEGYSYWGYGTSFNVMLISAVDKAFGTDFGLTNEPGFLKTAGYLENMTGPSGNAFNYSDSGLSGELQPAMFWFAQKSKDPSLLWVERSRLQTNDPKKHVKNRLLPAIMLWSNGVSMNAIAEPKSSMWVGEGRNPVALMRTSWSDPAAIYVGLKAGSPSVNHAHMDIGSFVMEADGVRWAMDFGMQEYESLESKGVDLWNSKQDSQRWQIFRYNNFVHNTLTINNGLQRVAGKAAITHYSNTPMFMNATTDLTDVYKESLANVNRGVAILDKSYVIIRDELETPSTETTVRWTMLTPATVTLTGNKAELTKDGKKLILQVDEPARVELKTWTTNPPHEYDAPNPGTTLVGFEITLPANTKTALTVRLVPEKSVNQAAKKVPPLAQWPSK, encoded by the coding sequence ATGACCTCTTTATTTTTTCGGCTTACATCCCTTCTGTTCCTGCTTCATTTCGTTGCTATAGGGCAGGTCGATCATCTGGCTAAAGCCAATAAACTTCCCGCCCACCCGCGATTATTGTTGTTGAAAGGCGAAGAAGAAGCCATTAAACAGACCATTAGTGCTGATAAAACCTGGGGTAATTTGAACCAGGCGATTCTGAACGAATGCGATGCCTTGCTCGACAAACCTTCCCTAGAACGGATAAAGATTGGGCGACGCTTGCTCGACAAATCCAGAGAAGGCTTACGGCGGGTATTTTATCTAGCCTACGCCTGGCGATTCACCCATCAGGAAAAGTACCTGAAACGAGCGGAACAGGAACTACTAGCTTTATCTGCTTTTGACGACTGGAATCCGACCCACTTTCTGGATGTGGCCGAAATGACAATGGCCGTTTCGATTGGTTACGATTGGCTTTACAACGACTTATCCGAACAGTCGAGGTCGATTATCAAAGATGCTATTTTGAAAAAAGGGATTGAACCCTCTTTAGATTCGAAATACAATAGCTGGCTAAAAGCGACGCACAACTGGAATCAAGTCTGTAATGCCGGGATGGCTTATGGCGCGCTGGCCATTTATGAAGATCAACCCGAACTAGCCAAAAGCATCATTAATCGAGCAATCGAATCGGTTGTGTTGCCTATGGGCGATTACAGCCCAAACGGAGCTTATCCAGAAGGATATAGTTATTGGGGCTACGGCACCAGTTTTAATGTGATGCTCATCAGCGCTGTTGACAAAGCCTTCGGAACCGATTTCGGCCTGACCAATGAACCGGGATTTCTGAAAACGGCGGGCTATCTGGAAAACATGACTGGCCCCTCCGGGAATGCCTTTAACTATTCCGATTCGGGTTTATCTGGTGAATTACAACCCGCCATGTTCTGGTTTGCTCAAAAATCGAAAGACCCTTCTTTACTGTGGGTTGAACGAAGTCGGTTACAAACGAATGACCCGAAGAAGCATGTTAAGAATCGACTGCTGCCGGCCATTATGCTTTGGAGCAACGGCGTAAGCATGAATGCGATTGCCGAACCGAAATCTAGCATGTGGGTTGGAGAAGGTCGTAACCCGGTAGCGCTTATGCGCACTTCCTGGTCCGATCCGGCGGCAATTTATGTCGGGTTAAAAGCGGGTAGTCCGTCGGTAAACCACGCGCACATGGATATTGGCTCGTTTGTAATGGAAGCCGATGGTGTGCGTTGGGCAATGGATTTCGGGATGCAGGAGTATGAGTCGTTAGAATCGAAAGGCGTGGATTTGTGGAATAGCAAGCAGGATTCGCAACGTTGGCAGATTTTCCGGTACAACAATTTCGTGCATAATACGCTCACAATAAACAACGGATTGCAACGGGTTGCGGGAAAAGCCGCCATCACGCATTATTCCAATACGCCGATGTTCATGAATGCGACCACTGATTTAACGGATGTCTACAAAGAGTCATTGGCAAACGTAAACCGGGGTGTCGCTATCCTGGATAAATCGTATGTAATCATCCGGGATGAACTCGAAACGCCATCCACCGAAACCACTGTTCGATGGACAATGCTTACTCCGGCTACAGTAACTCTTACGGGTAACAAAGCGGAATTGACTAAAGATGGCAAGAAACTAATTTTACAAGTTGACGAGCCCGCTCGTGTCGAATTAAAAACCTGGACAACCAATCCACCTCATGAGTACGATGCGCCCAATCCGGGAACCACTTTGGTTGGGTTTGAAATAACGCTGCCCGCCAATACGAAAACGGCGCTTACGGTACGATTAGTCCCTGAAAAATCGGTTAACCAAGCCGCTAAAAAAGTACCGCCATTAGCGCAATGGCCGAGCAAGTAG
- a CDS encoding TonB-dependent receptor produces MKSFISTTLLVLLLFAASLSSWAQVTTSGLSGHVTDAKKEALVGATVQAVYTPTGTKYAAVTDIDGRYRINNMNAGGPYEVVITYVSYKTETRNDVTLQLGETTNLNITLQDASTQLSEVVVKANREGERQGAGLNVSGEAIRRLPTISRSLTDMTRLSPQVNNNNSFAGTNFRYNNVTVDGAINNDAIGFSPSLGGSTGTSGQPGSSTRTNPISLDAIQDIQVAVAPFDVRLGNFLGGSVNAVTRSGTNDVTGSVYGFTRNSALTGSWNGASNAKEKLPSTFYEYQTGVRVGLPLIKNKLFFFTNEEITRRQDPVQFQAGSPSSLIKDPALAQQISDFVKTTYGLDAGASGDYSIYSKSTKFFNRLDWNINDKNQLSIRNNTVFSEATNLERDAQNFRFGSIDFKQTNNQSSTVAELKSQFGGRASNSLILGYSNVHDFRNTLANVRSFPQVEIGYNGGTIFLGNDREASVFNLRQKTFEVTDNFTFYLGKNTFTVGTHNEFYTIDYGFVNSPNGRISYRSPAEFLAQLPNRVRGSYPFGDATNNLDNQFNNPYAHFNVNLMSLYAQDDIQLSDRFKLSPGVRFDYTGLPNKPTLSSQVTNSAGDPTNMGTTYSFTPLNKITNNYLNNVQISPRLGFNFDVNGDKSVVIRGGTGLFTGRIPFAWLGYAFYNNGVGYGAYDFNNNATATTKLVGDPLVPNGGVLINNNPANGGVTRTQVDLIDNNFKMPQMFRNNLAVDYTVSGYKITLEGLYTKVIQDLKFQQVNTKDVVRYYSYDTQHQQPIYVAANGTAGAQRIDNNFANAYMLSNTNKGYRYSLTAQIQKNYAAGFGFSAAYTYGKSYDLTNGIRNSMESNWQLNQSLNPNNPQLAYSNFDIRNRIVGTINYRKMWSPSQATTVTLFYSLQSGTPFSWGYVNSTIDGTGQANSLAYIPKDLAEAQTLLPTGSQAADFMAFVESDSYLKTRKGTFTERNGGRTPWNNTMDLRFLHEFKLKGRQSIQISYDIINFLNLLDKKLGYVYFSPNTFNSTASIGLARATNPGTGDPTFTWTAPAAPYSIDPLGSRWQMQIGARYTF; encoded by the coding sequence ATGAAATCATTTATTTCTACAACATTACTTGTACTACTTCTTTTTGCTGCGAGTTTGTCCTCCTGGGCACAGGTAACAACGAGTGGACTCTCGGGCCATGTTACCGATGCCAAAAAAGAAGCCTTAGTTGGCGCAACTGTACAGGCCGTTTACACGCCCACCGGCACAAAATACGCAGCCGTAACGGATATCGATGGTCGCTACCGCATTAACAACATGAATGCAGGTGGCCCCTACGAAGTCGTCATTACCTATGTCAGTTACAAAACTGAAACCCGTAACGATGTAACGTTACAACTGGGGGAAACTACGAACCTCAATATCACACTTCAGGATGCCAGCACGCAACTTAGCGAAGTTGTGGTGAAAGCCAATCGCGAAGGTGAACGTCAGGGAGCAGGTCTGAACGTAAGCGGTGAAGCTATTCGTCGGTTACCGACCATCTCACGGAGCTTGACAGACATGACCCGTCTGTCTCCTCAGGTTAACAACAACAACTCGTTTGCAGGGACCAACTTCCGTTACAACAACGTAACTGTCGATGGTGCGATCAACAACGATGCTATCGGCTTTAGTCCTTCGCTTGGTGGTTCAACCGGTACATCGGGCCAGCCTGGTTCGAGCACACGGACAAACCCAATCAGTCTCGACGCAATCCAGGACATTCAGGTAGCAGTAGCTCCATTTGATGTTCGTCTGGGTAACTTCCTGGGTGGTTCGGTTAACGCCGTAACACGCAGCGGAACCAACGATGTAACGGGCTCTGTATACGGATTCACCCGCAATTCAGCCCTGACAGGTTCCTGGAACGGTGCATCGAATGCGAAAGAAAAATTGCCAAGCACCTTTTATGAATATCAGACAGGGGTTCGGGTTGGTTTACCATTGATCAAAAACAAGCTCTTCTTCTTCACCAACGAAGAGATTACTCGTCGCCAAGACCCTGTTCAGTTCCAGGCTGGCTCGCCTAGCTCGTTGATCAAAGACCCAGCATTGGCTCAGCAGATCAGCGATTTCGTTAAAACAACCTATGGTCTTGATGCCGGAGCATCTGGCGATTATTCGATCTACTCGAAAAGCACGAAGTTCTTCAACCGCCTTGACTGGAATATCAACGACAAGAACCAGTTGAGCATCCGGAACAACACCGTATTCTCAGAAGCAACGAACTTAGAGCGTGATGCTCAAAACTTCCGTTTCGGCAGCATCGATTTCAAACAGACGAACAACCAAAGCAGCACGGTTGCTGAGTTAAAAAGTCAGTTTGGTGGTCGGGCATCTAACAGCTTGATTCTGGGTTACTCAAACGTGCATGACTTCCGGAATACACTGGCCAATGTTAGGTCATTCCCACAGGTTGAAATTGGCTATAACGGCGGTACGATCTTCTTAGGAAACGACCGGGAGGCATCGGTCTTTAACCTGCGCCAGAAAACATTCGAAGTAACGGACAACTTCACGTTCTACCTTGGCAAAAACACGTTCACAGTGGGTACGCACAACGAGTTTTACACCATCGATTACGGCTTTGTTAACTCGCCTAACGGACGTATCTCTTACCGCTCTCCAGCTGAATTTCTGGCTCAATTGCCAAACCGGGTTCGGGGTTCGTATCCATTCGGCGATGCGACCAACAATCTGGATAACCAATTCAACAATCCGTACGCCCACTTCAATGTTAACCTGATGAGTTTGTATGCACAGGATGACATTCAGCTTAGCGATCGTTTTAAATTATCTCCTGGCGTTCGCTTCGACTACACAGGATTGCCAAACAAGCCAACACTCAGCTCACAGGTAACCAATTCGGCTGGTGACCCAACCAACATGGGTACGACCTATAGCTTTACTCCGCTGAACAAAATCACAAATAACTACCTGAACAACGTTCAGATTTCGCCCCGCTTAGGCTTTAACTTCGATGTGAACGGCGATAAGAGTGTCGTGATCCGAGGTGGAACGGGCTTGTTCACGGGTCGGATTCCATTTGCCTGGTTAGGTTATGCGTTCTACAACAACGGTGTAGGGTATGGTGCGTATGACTTTAACAATAACGCTACAGCAACAACTAAACTGGTGGGCGACCCATTAGTACCGAATGGTGGCGTATTGATCAACAACAACCCAGCCAACGGTGGTGTAACCCGGACACAGGTCGACTTGATCGACAACAATTTCAAAATGCCACAGATGTTCCGAAACAACCTCGCTGTTGATTACACAGTTTCTGGCTACAAAATCACGCTCGAAGGTTTGTATACGAAAGTGATTCAGGATTTGAAATTCCAGCAGGTTAACACCAAAGATGTGGTTCGCTACTACAGCTACGATACGCAGCATCAGCAGCCAATCTATGTTGCAGCAAACGGAACTGCCGGGGCACAACGCATCGACAACAACTTTGCAAACGCCTACATGCTGTCGAATACCAACAAGGGATATCGCTACAGCCTGACAGCTCAGATTCAGAAGAACTACGCAGCAGGTTTTGGTTTCTCGGCCGCTTACACCTACGGAAAGTCGTATGACCTAACCAACGGTATCCGTAACTCGATGGAATCGAACTGGCAGTTGAACCAGTCGCTGAACCCGAACAACCCGCAGCTGGCTTACTCGAACTTTGATATCCGGAACCGGATTGTCGGTACGATCAACTACCGCAAAATGTGGAGCCCAAGTCAAGCGACGACGGTTACCCTGTTCTACTCGCTGCAATCGGGCACGCCATTCTCTTGGGGTTATGTTAACTCAACGATCGATGGTACAGGCCAGGCTAACAGCTTAGCATATATCCCTAAAGATCTGGCTGAAGCACAAACGCTGTTGCCAACAGGTTCACAAGCTGCTGACTTCATGGCTTTCGTAGAATCAGATTCATACCTGAAAACGCGCAAAGGAACCTTCACCGAACGGAATGGTGGTCGTACTCCCTGGAACAACACGATGGACCTGCGCTTCCTGCACGAGTTCAAGTTGAAAGGCCGTCAGTCGATCCAGATCAGCTACGATATCATCAACTTCCTGAATCTGTTAGACAAGAAACTGGGTTACGTTTATTTCTCGCCTAACACGTTCAACTCAACAGCCTCAATCGGTCTGGCACGGGCAACCAACCCTGGTACGGGTGATCCAACGTTTACCTGGACTGCTCCTGCTGCTCCTTACTCAATTGATCCGCTGGGATCACGTTGGCAGATGCAGATTGGCGCACGGTACACGTTCTAA